tatcctaataatcacaataaatataactttttctttatgcatgcatgtgtcctaattttgatggatcctaattaaggatatgcgtAGTCTTTAtcatcattccttgtcaacctggatcttacctttattgttgggtagctattgcttagttgctataactggttctgctttgggaataatttataaccatgatgataataatgatgatgctacacttgttttatccatgttcatgctctttgtgttgttgatcacaagatcatatgttttaatcggaacatggagaaccacccaggaaaacagtacaaccacaattactacatggctctggtcttggctaattaattagaaaccttggcttgtaaaggtcttaccgaaagggcaagaggggagtgcattgatggggtatagctcggtcctcttgaggtgtagatatgatcctgggtaaggcgtcttcctcattagagaggcttatgaccactgcggcctgaaaccttagcggaccaatgcaagttagggaatctttgtaaaggtctcatagtgaatccctaccactcactttggaagtgtttaagggccttgcaaacccgggcatcaagggaaacatgagttgtgggtaaagtgtacaacctctgcagagtgaaaacttaTATATtagctgtgctcacggttaagagcggcttggaccctcacatgataattgaacttgaagatgaattaaatcgtggaccatagTTATGGTTATGgatatcgtggaccatgtttatggatgtggttatgcttatgctatatctcttctatttcttttaaagtgggttttggtatgaacttataccttagtaatcaggtgctaacaaaatttgaccaactaaaattgcttatcgcagtaagccagtcagcctttccttgattttggccttcatgtcatataattcccaacacttgctgagtaccaaccataagtgtactcacgcttgttataattgctgctcagagaagaaagggatgcgaagtcttttgaagatgaagctgagttctaggcttgcgcaacccccggtcgattacctgtgaagtttggagtctttaTTTTCaggatactgttgctgattattcactgatgaagtcactatatgtatggaacttgatcctggcatacatatagttatgcattcggtttggtctttaaaaaccgggtgtgacaggaatcgtacccgggtataactcgaatAGTTTCcttcttcatagctgagtactgcaggcttctcgagtacttccgaagtagtctcagcttcttttgaagctccgtcttgaagttcttcttcgagtacttatttggctgcatcgaaactatgaggtgctcatgccccaaattacttctttgatatggtgtgcgattgaaaaatcgcactccatatggagtagcccccgagccttaggttgaatcggagaatcaggctgagcgtcacattagtcttgaatcttccttacttacttttcaaataaattcaaaaaaataagtagtcgatgccacgtatcccgcagcccccgagccttgaatccaaatctctcaggtttggaaataaggatccaaaagtcgtggcatgcagtgaaaaaatgtcccCATAATAAACAACtagtgtgatggtacaaatgatggaagttagatctgaaatttgaaaaaccccttttttcgggacaattaaccctataaaaatgattaatcaaatattttatctaaacaatgcaccaaatgacccctcatcttctgaatattctctgaaacgactcttcaacttcgaaacagtaaaactgcATCCAGCCgctagttatttaaccccgcggtaacgccgagtaaaaactgtgcttgcAATTTccaatccgccaagaactttCCAAATTCCCCAATCAAAGCtgcactccgccttcacccctttggagagccccaatccaaccaaatctcATCACCCCTttcccccgcagcccccgagcaactcgtggcgagcggatccagaaatggcgcccaagagatctgagaaggatgggaagaagaaggaggcgcagccgccgtctggggagtggactcatagtaagtgctccctcaacgacctcaataaacttgtttctgagggattgctccaagacaagagtcttgtcaactggcgcccctcttttcgcgaacctttccctatggaaaatatagacgaaatcgtcatattttaccattttgccgaacggggtctggccctcccctcttgttcttttttccgtggccttctatatttctacgggcttgaactccatcatctcaacctgtcgggttttatccggctgcccaccgaggggtattcccaaggtggtagattttgggttgggatgcgccgagatcaggaactcgaaggtgccgacaacacaagatttagacaggttcaggccgcaatatgcgtaatgccttacgtcctgtatgatggtttgtattgccttgagaTATTTCACCGCCgccagagaaaaaacaaaaccccaattagatcTCACCTTGCCATCGCCCCTCCACAgccctgcgtagtcgaaatccttcgagcctgcgaccgtagcccccgagtgTTGTGCGAACAACCCGTGGCTTAACAGAttcgaaatggcgccgaagaagaccaaccagaaggacttgaaagaagcgcaagcagcaactggcgagtggacaattagtaagtgttctcaccacaatctcgcaaatttggtgttgggaggccttcttcaggaaagggatctcatcaattggcgcctttcCTTTCGCGACCCTTTCCcaatggaaaatgttgacgagatcgtctctttttgttctttttctgaacggggattggccctccccacttgttcattcttccgtggccttctttatttctacgggattgagcttcagcacctcaaccctaactcaatttgccacatctccattttcatccacttctgtgaagccttcctcggaattgagccccattgggctcttttccgctatcttttccgcatgaagccgcagcccacctcaaaagacccatctgcgatagggggcgctagcatccagcttaggcaacatgccagtgagaaatatatcttacaaattcctatccaatgtccccgggtggaagcAGCAATGGTTCTATATTGCAAACCACGCCCCCGAACTCCCTGCGCGTTCAGGCAGATCTCCCGTTCAGCGCCCCGAGTGGACCCTGGAGCCTGCTCAGGCagagatggaccaagtaaagGAGCTGCTAGAGTTGATCACCGTGCACAAGGAggcgggggtaaccggggcatccgtAATGATGTCATTCTTTAAACGacgaatccaacccatccaacagcgccacacattaggattcgagtacatgggaactaaagacccatctcgtatgtgcgcagaggaactcgGAGATGATGCAgcgcttgttcgcgtcaagcgaattctacTGGACGTGGAAACCGTTCCATACGTTCCAGCAGGATTTTCAGCCCAGAACCGGCCACCATCAGTAAGTAGTCGACTTCTTGACTTCTTTTGTGATGTTGTGAAGTATAACTGACCGATAAACTTGTCACAAGATCGAACGGCGTTATACCGAaattacccgccgcaacctgaTCTGCCCCGACCATATCACTTgttgcccagcgccgcggccgaaGCAAAAAGAGCAAAAACTGCTGGCAACGAGTCGGCCGAGGGCAGCCGGGTGACCGGGGAGAGggcgcaagcaaacaactcctccggatcatccgtggaattATCTAACGACGCACCTCTAATTTCCCAGCGGCGCCGGgagatgcggaaacgcaaaACCAGCACCGCTGACCCCGCCGGGTAAGTGCTTGTCAAACTATAAAGATATCGAGTTGTTCTGCTGAATACTGATAATAACGCTGTTTGGcagtccttcgtcttctttgcccagcccccagcgccaAAGGGTAGTCGAAACACCCACAACCGGGAATGATGCACCAGAAGCTAGACCCACAGAGGCCGATGGGGCGGACCCGTTGCCTTCTCCTGCAGATGATGTAACGATCACCGTGGCGGGCGCTGTATCGGGGCAGCTCGCACCCTCGACTGAAGCAGCTCTGCCGCCAGCAGTGAGTTCCGTGGCCATCGCCACACCAgcgctgccagccccctcgacTTGTATACCTGCAGCTCCAGCCGCAAGCGCCATGGTGAAGAGGCCATTGAAACTGGTGTTGAGGAAACCAACGATAATCCGATCCCAAGTGTAAGTAATGTTCTCGATCTTGCCCTAAGCCATGTATGGTAATCACAGTAATGATGCGTTACTGTTGTCTTGAACAGATCAGCAGTGGCGGTGACGCTGGAcgagccagaactcgagttggctcctccagcccccgagccctcgcccGAGTAGGCCGACGCACCGGAACCAGCAGAAGGGGTAGATGTGGCCTTGCCCGactcaccgccgcccgagctccagcacgcggaactcgaagccactggcgatgagcaagtcgaggccgctGTTACCGTACCCGCCGAGGTTGCAGGTAGATGATCGAGCTGTCTTCTGCCATAATCGTCGCTGTGTTAAACAttgtcctttgcagagaccATGCAGCCATCAGTCTTGGAGGATGCGGGTACTTCTGGCGAAGCACCCATGCTGCCAACCCCTGGAGGAGAGATCGACGACGCACTCCAAGTGATGCGCCTCCCAAGGGATGACCTAAGCCGCGTGcggcaaatgatcaaggcgatcgataaGTTTGCCCTGGTAAATCTTGACTAAAtcgctggtaactgtatgctcAAGTTATCTGTCGCTGACGTCCGGAAACGTGCAGGATATGAGCCAGAAAGCTGATGAGCGGGCTGTGAAACTGGAAGTGTCTGCCAAGTGTATTGATGAGCTAATGCAGGAGCGGGTCAGCTTCGAGCAGACcatcatcgagctccaaggccgactcaaggagcagcgaaaaacccatcaaggtacgttgaattccattctcaaaatcgtacccgtagtctgaaacctgcttatcaccgcagaacttaaaaaactcttaaattataaagaggggttgcttactgatttgaagaacatgctgaatcgacacgcagatgaagtcgagagtctacggaaggtgatggccgacacagagaaacagttcgtcgactgccttcagcagatcaagactctaggcgaggagaaggagcagcgccagaaggaactcgacgACTTAAAGGCAGCAGCccaggaactcgtagagatggtggaccctcgagaagacggtgctgaagatgagccaccactgctggatcgacttcgcggggcaccgtaaaagatcctcaacttcaTCACTGAGGCTGCCACaacatacgtgggtcatgctttaggccttgtgaagtccttctggccaaaggctcggctaggaGTACTCGCAGGGGGCACAGCTactgattgtactgatgaaaacttccacgagtacttgctagaggtttggccagtagctgaaaaaattgtagaaaacatggtccaggattgaaccgttagtatttatgacatttgtaatataagaaaccaccttaGTCCTCCTGTGGCCTTATATGAAGTCTGAGATCCTCGTCTGCTCTGTAGCAgggacatgctacctctgagtgcagcgactcagagagtagtcgaaatagctcttCACTTGAGCTCATGGGGTAAGCTAGATAAAATCCGACCGGGGGGATCTAAcgtgcccggaacgcgcggtttgtggcgcgacgactaggatgcccgtagcaaacagtcaaaaactaccctgagtgcaacgacttcaGAAGTAGTCAATATAGCCCATTATGTGgacatgtcaaacaagttagatagaacccgagccagacagGCCTAACCAGTTTGCAAAAAACACGATTGTCATAGCGACGACCCAAATGCctgtagcaagtagtcgatttgtataaaaCTTGAGCATGGCCAAAGCCTCCGCATTGTATTCAAGAGTTGACATTTTGggtcatgtggcacaaagcTGCCATATTGacccaaaaaagaaaaaatgtgCCCTTGGCGCGCACAGGAATTGaaaacgagtctgcttaggggtagaaacATCGCAGGTGTTgaatattccatgaattgggtacatcctgaccgtcggggtgttgtagtcgataagatcttGGTCTTGTAATCCTCCTGacaatgaacggtccttcccatcgtgagttaagcttgtgcaaacccgactcatcctgaacgcgacgaaggacgaggtcgcctatgctaaacgaccgttccttaatattgcgatcatgatatcgccggatcccctgtaggtaacgggctgactgaacgagagcagagcagcgagcctcttcgacagaatccagcTCCAGCTATCGTGTTTCgttcgcctcgccttctttatacatctcgacccttggggatttccatatGATGTCCGCtggaagaatcgcctcggagccgtagacaagaaagaacggggtctgccctgtggctttggacggttgagtcctgagcccccagatgacatatggcaactcgtgaatccacttcggCCTTTCTTGTTATTGGCGttgtagagtctcttcttgaggccgtcaatgatcaagccgtttgctcgctcgacttgcccatttgcccttgggtgtgccaccgaaacgtacttgacctcgatggatgaattttcacagaattcccagaattggttggccatgaaatttgaacctaaatctgtgatgatagtgttgggaaaGCCGAaatgatgcaagatatcagagatgaagtcaaccACCTTGTCTGGGGTGAGTTtggcgatcggtttgaactcgatccacttggtgaacttgtcgatagccaccaaaacatgagtaaagcCTCCCGgcaccgttgtgaagggcccaatcatgtcgaggctccagcaagcgaacggccaggaaggcggtatagtaatgagggtgtgggctgggacatgagtttgcttgctAAAGAACTAGCAGTTCCGACATCTTCGTACCATATCCTCGGCAtcggacacggcggtgggccaccagaaaccggctctgtaagCTTTGCCGACAAGTGACTTggacgctgcatggttaccgcacacgccctcgtgtatttcccgcaatatgtccagaccttcttctgttgtgacgcacttcatgagtactccagatcgtgcgccgcaccgataaagtttgtcttcgactaggacgaaacccttgctctgtcgcatgacgcgggcggcagcagcgctcttggggtccatccctgccTGTAATACGAGATCTTGGATGAAGTCGATtaagggtcctctccagtcctcaccaaccagcataacctcccgt
The sequence above is drawn from the Panicum hallii strain FIL2 unplaced genomic scaffold, PHallii_v3.1 scaffold_42, whole genome shotgun sequence genome and encodes:
- the LOC112878591 gene encoding uncharacterized protein LOC112878591; translation: MQPSVLEDAGTSGEAPMLPTPGGEIDDALQVMRLPRDDLSRVRQMIKAIDKFALDMSQKADERAVKLEVSAKCIDELMQERVSFEQTIIELQGRLKEQRKTHQDEVESLRKVMADTEKQFVDCLQQIKTLGEEKEQRQKELDDLKAAAQELVEMVDPREDGAEDEPPLLDRLRGAP